One window of the Crassaminicella thermophila genome contains the following:
- a CDS encoding phage portal protein, whose product MYEVELIKSKLTAESQISDTAVIKDWIESDLKSQSKQDMTDGVNYYDCNHDILKIDFREYIVDGQKLIDSNKANNQLINPFHRLLVQQKIGYIAGKPVVFTSEKKELTTIINDILGIKFDDILVDWIKGASNKGIEWLHPFIDEEGNFDYVIIPAEQIIPIYDTSYQKNLVYIIRYYTMQVVKGDETEERYKVELWDKEKVTYFIEDDHGNFIYDDTEPLNPKYHWYSFNTNNPDDKKPSSWGKIPFINLDNNSEKTSDLKSIKKYIDAYDKVSSGFLNDLEDIQMAIWVLRGYEGTNLSEFMRNLIQFKAMKVSEEGGVDNKTLEIPAEARKIMLEILEDKIYEIGQGVKMSTDKFGQNPSGVALKFLYSGLDLKANTMIRKLKKALSEFVWFVTEYVNNKNNTSYDYKSIKFTTNKTIITNETEQIDNCTKSIGILSNETIIANHPWVDDAKEEIEKKKKEQEENMYGYDLEGVVNE is encoded by the coding sequence GTGTACGAAGTTGAGTTAATTAAAAGCAAATTGACTGCAGAAAGTCAAATATCAGATACAGCAGTAATTAAAGACTGGATAGAATCGGATTTGAAAAGTCAATCGAAACAGGATATGACAGACGGTGTAAATTATTATGATTGCAACCATGATATTTTAAAAATTGATTTTAGAGAGTATATAGTAGATGGACAAAAGTTAATTGATTCTAACAAAGCCAATAATCAGCTTATAAATCCATTTCATAGGCTGCTGGTCCAACAGAAAATAGGATATATTGCAGGAAAGCCTGTTGTATTTACTTCTGAAAAAAAAGAATTAACAACGATTATCAACGATATCCTAGGTATTAAATTTGATGATATCCTAGTAGATTGGATTAAAGGAGCCAGCAACAAAGGAATTGAATGGCTACATCCTTTTATTGATGAAGAAGGGAATTTTGACTATGTAATTATTCCGGCAGAGCAGATCATACCCATTTACGATACGTCATATCAAAAGAACCTAGTATATATTATTCGATATTATACTATGCAAGTGGTAAAAGGGGATGAAACAGAAGAACGATACAAGGTTGAATTGTGGGATAAAGAGAAAGTAACATATTTCATTGAAGATGACCATGGAAATTTTATTTATGATGATACAGAACCATTAAATCCGAAATATCATTGGTATAGTTTTAACACCAATAATCCAGACGATAAGAAGCCTAGTAGCTGGGGAAAGATTCCTTTTATAAACTTAGACAATAATAGCGAAAAAACAAGTGATTTAAAATCAATTAAAAAATATATAGATGCATACGATAAGGTGTCTAGTGGATTCTTAAATGATCTTGAAGATATACAAATGGCTATATGGGTCCTAAGAGGATACGAAGGGACAAATCTATCTGAGTTTATGAGAAACCTTATTCAATTTAAAGCTATGAAGGTATCAGAAGAAGGAGGTGTCGATAATAAGACATTAGAAATCCCCGCGGAAGCTAGAAAGATAATGCTAGAGATATTAGAGGATAAGATTTATGAAATAGGGCAAGGGGTTAAAATGTCTACTGATAAGTTTGGACAGAATCCAAGTGGAGTAGCTTTAAAATTTTTGTACAGTGGATTAGACCTAAAAGCTAATACTATGATTAGAAAGCTAAAGAAGGCATTGAGTGAATTTGTTTGGTTTGTAACAGAGTATGTTAATAATAAAAACAATACTTCTTATGATTATAAATCTATAAAATTCACTACGAACAAAACTATAATAACGAATGAAACCGAACAGATTGATAATTGTACAAAGTCAATAGGCATTCTTTCAAATGAAACAATTATAGCAAATCATCCTTGGGTAGATGATGCTAAAGAAGAAATTGAGAAGAAGAAAAAAGAGCAGGAAGAAAATATGTATGGTTATGATTTAGAAGGTGTTGTAAATGAATAA
- a CDS encoding minor capsid protein, which translates to MNKITIPDKDYWQKRSEKRISNWFKEAERLEKRLKREYEKALQEIQKEISYFYAKYAVKENIQYKNAILKLNKSELRQFRYKLENYIKEIQVYGNKQLEKELNALSVRSRITRLESLEANIKAELSKLYSEEQLEIGQFLSAATKENYYQSVYEVFKGIGIGGSFAKISPVTIEAILKYPWSGENFSDRIWGNAERLARAIKQELTQAFIQGKSNQKLARSIRDRMNVSYKNSMRLVRTETAYIANESTALGYEATGIVNEYEYISTLDSRTSDICSKLDGKVFKLSERQVGVNYPPSHPNCRSTTVVHFEDEIGERIARNLKGKSYYVPSDMTYEEWYQKHVVDKYGKDQIDILERQRKNRTNDKQQYKKYKKILGKKIPTSFDKFQELKYNNSKEWNKLKEEYHKVFITKDFKEIAPLFKGKLGDVETRKWYKWHDENIPNLIDKSKPIEDQAREAHSLRNTYRTQARDLMRDQEKRKSLDLNYPNKTFEELIADKMKRKNMTREQAIQDILKTATKSNKKVNKSLGLE; encoded by the coding sequence ATGAATAAAATTACAATACCAGATAAAGATTATTGGCAAAAGAGATCAGAAAAAAGAATTTCAAATTGGTTCAAAGAAGCTGAACGTTTAGAAAAACGCTTGAAAAGAGAATACGAAAAAGCGCTACAAGAGATTCAAAAGGAAATCTCTTATTTTTATGCAAAGTATGCTGTAAAAGAAAATATACAATATAAAAATGCTATTCTTAAACTTAACAAAAGCGAATTAAGACAGTTTAGATATAAACTAGAAAATTATATCAAAGAAATCCAAGTTTATGGAAATAAACAACTGGAGAAAGAATTAAATGCTCTAAGCGTAAGAAGTAGGATCACAAGACTTGAATCGTTAGAAGCAAACATAAAAGCTGAATTAAGTAAATTGTATTCTGAGGAACAATTAGAAATTGGTCAATTCCTGAGTGCTGCTACGAAAGAAAATTACTATCAATCAGTATATGAAGTGTTTAAAGGTATTGGAATTGGAGGTAGTTTTGCAAAAATTTCTCCGGTTACAATAGAAGCTATATTGAAATACCCATGGAGTGGAGAAAATTTTTCAGATAGAATATGGGGTAACGCAGAAAGACTTGCAAGAGCAATCAAACAAGAACTTACTCAAGCGTTTATCCAAGGAAAATCAAATCAGAAGTTAGCAAGATCTATAAGAGATAGAATGAATGTAAGTTATAAAAACTCTATGAGGCTTGTTAGAACAGAAACGGCATATATTGCTAATGAATCTACTGCTTTAGGGTATGAAGCTACAGGGATAGTTAATGAGTATGAATATATATCTACATTAGATAGTCGTACAAGTGATATATGTTCAAAGCTAGATGGGAAAGTATTTAAGCTATCAGAAAGGCAAGTAGGGGTGAACTATCCACCTTCTCATCCAAATTGCAGGAGCACAACAGTAGTTCATTTTGAAGATGAGATAGGGGAAAGAATTGCAAGGAATTTAAAGGGTAAAAGTTATTATGTACCATCTGATATGACATATGAAGAATGGTATCAGAAACATGTGGTTGATAAATACGGAAAAGATCAAATAGATATTTTAGAAAGACAGAGAAAAAATAGAACCAATGACAAGCAGCAATATAAAAAATATAAAAAGATTTTAGGAAAGAAAATACCTACTTCCTTTGATAAGTTCCAGGAATTGAAATATAATAATAGTAAAGAATGGAATAAGCTAAAAGAGGAATATCATAAGGTATTTATTACAAAAGATTTTAAAGAGATTGCACCGTTGTTCAAGGGAAAATTAGGGGATGTTGAAACAAGAAAGTGGTATAAGTGGCATGATGAAAATATACCAAATTTGATTGATAAATCTAAACCTATTGAGGATCAGGCAAGAGAAGCGCACAGTTTAAGAAATACATATAGAACTCAAGCAAGAGATTTGATGAGAGATCAAGAAAAAAGAAAAAGCCTAGATTTAAACTACCCAAATAAAACCTTTGAGGAATTAATTGCTGATAAAATGAAAAGAAAGAATATGACAAGAGAACAAGCTATTCAAGACATATTAAAGACGGCTACAAAGTCTAATAAAAAGGTCAATAAATCTTTGGGACTGGAGTGA
- a CDS encoding phage scaffolding protein: MDWLKELLGEELYGQVKDKLGDTKIMKDDGNFIPKSRFDQVNEQKKELQKQVDELKDISTKYEALQNDITKWKDQAEQVPALKKKMEEWESQSIDLQTKLSEANKQIEGFAAKEQEYQTKLRDTQINSAIEKELMKHSVKYPDLILGKFDREKIEIAEDGTVKGIDEQLNQIKENYKELFGEIKMTGGSPNPGGGNPTPKADPSKMSDAEWLKMRMSEQK; the protein is encoded by the coding sequence ATGGATTGGTTAAAGGAACTATTAGGAGAAGAATTATATGGACAAGTAAAAGATAAACTTGGGGATACAAAGATCATGAAAGATGATGGGAATTTTATTCCTAAGTCTAGGTTTGACCAAGTGAATGAACAGAAGAAAGAATTGCAAAAGCAAGTAGATGAATTGAAAGACATATCTACAAAGTATGAAGCGTTACAAAATGATATTACAAAGTGGAAGGATCAAGCTGAACAAGTTCCTGCATTGAAGAAAAAGATGGAGGAATGGGAAAGTCAATCTATTGATCTTCAGACAAAACTATCTGAGGCTAATAAGCAGATAGAAGGTTTTGCTGCTAAAGAACAAGAGTATCAAACAAAACTTAGGGATACTCAAATCAACTCAGCGATTGAAAAGGAATTGATGAAGCATTCTGTTAAATACCCTGATCTTATCCTAGGTAAATTTGACAGGGAAAAGATAGAAATAGCAGAGGATGGGACTGTTAAAGGTATAGATGAGCAACTAAATCAAATCAAAGAAAATTATAAAGAATTGTTTGGTGAAATCAAAATGACAGGTGGATCACCAAATCCAGGCGGAGGAAATCCAACACCAAAAGCAGATCCAAGCAAAATGTCTGATGCTGAATGGCTAAAAATGAGAATGAGTGAACAAAAATAG
- a CDS encoding P22 phage major capsid protein family protein, producing the protein MGNTLLTPQEIAREALVRLKSNMVMAGLVHTDYSAEFQKKGDTVTIRKPATFVADEFGGTINLQEIGEDSVAVKLDKIADVSVEVTSKELTLDVQDFGAQILDGAVLAIAEKIDNDLASLYKYVPYFSGTPGSTPSALTDISAAMKVLNANRVPMGMRSAVWDPEAHASLVTLDALAGLDKSGTTAALREASMGRVMMFDNFMDQNIKTHVAGGYTALEDVTATVNVANNASDSITGLTYSVAALTSAAETATTKLVKGDILTIGGKQYTVIEDTATAVAGVISIVKVFPALEANVTDATVTFPDKTAGGHTANLGFHKNAFALVSRPLVAPMGGADSYVTNLSNDINIRVTMGYDMTTKKNIISIDCLYGVAPIFSQLATRILG; encoded by the coding sequence ATGGGAAACACATTATTAACACCACAAGAAATCGCTAGAGAGGCTTTAGTAAGATTAAAATCTAACATGGTTATGGCTGGGTTAGTTCATACGGATTATTCAGCAGAATTTCAAAAGAAGGGCGATACAGTAACAATAAGAAAACCAGCTACTTTTGTTGCGGATGAATTTGGAGGTACAATTAATCTTCAAGAGATTGGAGAAGATTCTGTTGCTGTAAAGCTAGATAAGATTGCAGATGTTTCTGTTGAGGTAACATCAAAAGAGTTGACATTGGATGTTCAGGATTTTGGAGCACAGATATTAGATGGTGCTGTTTTAGCAATTGCTGAAAAAATTGACAATGATTTAGCGTCGCTATATAAATACGTTCCGTATTTTAGTGGAACACCTGGAAGTACACCATCTGCATTAACGGATATATCTGCTGCAATGAAGGTATTAAATGCAAATCGTGTTCCAATGGGAATGAGAAGTGCTGTTTGGGATCCTGAAGCGCATGCAAGTTTAGTAACGTTAGATGCATTAGCTGGACTTGATAAGTCTGGAACAACTGCAGCTTTAAGAGAGGCTTCTATGGGTAGAGTTATGATGTTTGATAACTTTATGGATCAAAATATTAAAACTCATGTAGCTGGAGGATATACAGCTTTAGAAGATGTTACTGCTACTGTGAATGTAGCAAACAATGCAAGTGATTCTATAACTGGATTAACATATTCTGTAGCAGCATTAACAAGTGCTGCAGAAACAGCAACAACTAAGTTAGTAAAAGGCGATATTTTAACAATCGGTGGAAAACAATATACTGTAATCGAAGACACTGCAACTGCTGTAGCGGGTGTAATTTCTATTGTAAAAGTATTCCCAGCATTAGAGGCTAATGTAACTGATGCAACAGTAACATTCCCTGATAAAACTGCAGGAGGACATACTGCAAACTTAGGATTCCACAAAAATGCGTTTGCATTAGTATCTAGGCCACTTGTTGCACCAATGGGCGGAGCTGATTCTTACGTTACAAATTTAAGTAACGATATTAACATTAGAGTTACCATGGGCTATGATATGACAACAAAGAAAAATATTATATCTATTGATTGTTTATATGGTGTAGCACCGATTTTCTCACAATTAGCAACAAGAATATTAGGGTAG
- a CDS encoding Rho termination factor N-terminal domain-containing protein, producing the protein MICPNCNKEFSPKVFQLHLQRCKKQEDKKEENVELARLKVDQLKEMAKEKGIEGYSNMKKNELVEALEGDV; encoded by the coding sequence ATGATTTGTCCAAATTGTAACAAAGAATTTAGCCCCAAGGTTTTTCAATTACACCTTCAACGATGCAAAAAACAAGAAGATAAAAAAGAAGAAAATGTTGAATTGGCAAGATTGAAAGTGGATCAATTAAAAGAAATGGCTAAGGAGAAGGGGATTGAAGGGTATTCAAATATGAAGAAAAATGAATTAGTTGAAGCGTTAGAAGGTGATGTATAA
- a CDS encoding phage head-tail connector protein, with product MLEEIKRLLGYTSIEYDIVIDHYINGVTQKILNYCNISELPKELEHVVVEKVVAIMKDEKSVKTVTRGDTTITYQDGEIDLIDNIKSQLNRFRKVKFV from the coding sequence ATGCTTGAAGAAATTAAAAGACTGTTAGGTTATACAAGTATCGAATACGATATTGTTATTGATCATTATATAAATGGTGTTACACAAAAGATATTGAATTACTGTAATATCAGTGAGCTTCCGAAGGAATTAGAACATGTTGTCGTTGAAAAAGTTGTTGCTATCATGAAGGATGAAAAAAGTGTAAAAACAGTAACGAGGGGTGATACGACAATCACATATCAAGACGGTGAAATTGATCTTATAGATAATATTAAAAGCCAATTGAACCGTTTTAGGAAGGTGAAATTTGTGTGA
- a CDS encoding HK97 gp10 family phage protein: MGFRINGLDSFERALLETIKVKFPQEIEKELQRLALDLEGTIKRRTPVDTGRLRGSFTTGRVKKIGGEWYIEVGTNVEYAEHIEYGHRTANGGFVPGIKMVEVSVTQLEQRLPIKMRAWLRRMLREFEL, translated from the coding sequence ATGGGTTTTAGGATTAATGGATTAGACAGTTTTGAGAGAGCGTTATTAGAAACAATCAAAGTGAAATTTCCACAAGAAATCGAAAAAGAATTACAAAGGTTAGCTTTAGATTTAGAAGGAACGATAAAAAGAAGAACTCCTGTAGATACAGGAAGATTAAGAGGGAGCTTTACTACTGGTAGAGTAAAGAAAATAGGTGGAGAATGGTATATCGAAGTTGGTACAAATGTTGAATATGCTGAACACATCGAATATGGGCATAGAACAGCTAACGGTGGATTTGTACCAGGTATAAAAATGGTAGAAGTAAGTGTAACACAATTAGAACAGAGGCTTCCTATAAAAATGAGAGCATGGCTTAGAAGAATGTTAAGAGAATTTGAATTATAA
- a CDS encoding phage tail terminator family protein, with translation MSYSQEEIPSTIKTPLILIKEAIFKKLSSNFQGYKLYGEEIQQGFKRPCFFVQIIPVIDTMDHQFYKSRAINIDIHYFSENETNHENLLMLDQLNDVFSKGLKVDDRCISIDETTSNTIDGVLHFAFTLNYTDSEDGVIIDGVLVPKSEINPDLGYTDDTTETMQELEIKEEL, from the coding sequence ATGTCATATAGCCAAGAAGAAATACCAAGTACGATAAAAACGCCACTAATACTTATAAAAGAGGCAATCTTTAAAAAGTTAAGCAGTAATTTTCAAGGATATAAATTATATGGAGAAGAGATACAACAAGGATTTAAAAGGCCTTGTTTTTTTGTGCAGATTATACCCGTAATAGACACAATGGATCATCAATTCTACAAAAGTAGAGCAATCAACATTGATATACATTATTTTTCAGAGAATGAGACAAACCATGAAAATCTTTTAATGCTTGATCAATTAAATGACGTATTTTCAAAAGGATTAAAAGTAGATGATAGGTGTATTAGTATAGATGAAACTACATCTAACACTATAGATGGTGTACTTCATTTTGCTTTTACACTTAATTATACGGATAGCGAAGATGGTGTCATAATTGATGGTGTGTTAGTGCCAAAGTCTGAAATCAATCCTGATCTTGGATATACAGATGATACAACTGAAACCATGCAAGAATTAGAAATAAAGGAGGAGTTATAG
- a CDS encoding phage tail sheath C-terminal domain-containing protein: MGLPEILIEFKTQGTTAIQRSARGIVALILKDDTNATFDTKVYTEIDEIDANDWTATNKDYIEKTFLGIPSKVIVERIATAATDYNTALGRLKNKKWNYLAIPGLQTADVTNIATWIKTERDNNKKTFKAVLPNHTGDHEGIINFATDNIKVGETTYTTAEYCCRIAGILAGLPFSRSSTYYALTEVESITESVDPSGDIDAGKLILINDGEKIKIGRGVNSLTTTTATKGEEFKKIKIVEGVDLVRDDIRDTFDSEYVGKVVNIYDNKVLFLAAVNAYFGELERIDVLDSSYDNKAEIDIIAQKLYLQGKGIDINSLKEQEIKEYNTGSKVFAKAQVKFSDAMEDLSFTVFM; encoded by the coding sequence ATGGGACTTCCTGAAATACTTATTGAGTTTAAAACCCAAGGAACAACAGCGATACAGCGAAGTGCTAGAGGGATTGTAGCGTTAATCCTTAAAGATGATACAAATGCAACATTCGATACAAAGGTATACACAGAAATTGATGAAATAGATGCAAATGATTGGACGGCAACAAATAAAGATTATATCGAAAAAACTTTTCTAGGGATACCGAGTAAAGTTATTGTAGAAAGGATTGCCACAGCTGCAACAGATTACAATACAGCACTTGGGAGACTGAAAAATAAAAAATGGAATTATCTTGCCATTCCAGGACTTCAAACTGCAGACGTTACAAATATTGCTACATGGATTAAAACGGAAAGAGATAACAATAAAAAAACCTTTAAGGCCGTACTACCAAATCATACAGGTGATCATGAAGGCATTATAAACTTTGCTACAGACAATATAAAAGTGGGAGAAACAACTTATACAACTGCAGAATATTGCTGTAGAATCGCTGGCATACTGGCAGGACTTCCATTTAGTAGATCATCTACTTATTATGCTTTAACGGAAGTGGAAAGTATTACTGAGTCTGTTGATCCAAGTGGAGATATTGACGCTGGAAAACTTATTTTAATTAATGATGGAGAAAAAATTAAAATAGGCCGTGGAGTAAATTCTTTGACTACCACAACAGCAACAAAAGGAGAAGAATTTAAAAAGATTAAGATTGTAGAGGGTGTAGATTTAGTCAGAGACGATATTAGGGATACGTTTGATAGCGAATATGTAGGAAAAGTAGTAAATATTTACGATAACAAGGTACTGTTTCTTGCTGCAGTAAATGCTTATTTTGGCGAATTAGAAAGAATAGATGTATTAGATTCAAGTTATGATAATAAAGCTGAAATAGATATTATCGCACAAAAGCTTTATTTACAAGGAAAAGGAATTGACATTAATTCTTTGAAAGAGCAGGAAATCAAAGAGTATAACACAGGGTCAAAAGTATTTGCAAAAGCACAAGTAAAATTTAGTGATGCAATGGAAGATTTGTCTTTCACTGTATTTATGTAG
- a CDS encoding phage tail tube protein: MGKIPGNRQISGKYGMLYWDGEPIYEVEAFEAKLTINREDVQQVGEGANDSKITGYKGEGMFRVKKVFSRGQKKIAQAIKEGRDPRSQLVGKLADPDSYGTERVVLNNVWFNEVILMQFEVGQVLNREFPFGFTDWDFPDLIEVQ; this comes from the coding sequence ATGGGTAAAATACCAGGTAATAGACAAATAAGTGGAAAATATGGGATGCTTTACTGGGATGGAGAACCTATATATGAAGTTGAAGCATTTGAAGCTAAACTTACTATAAATCGTGAAGACGTTCAGCAAGTTGGGGAAGGTGCTAATGATTCAAAGATTACAGGATACAAAGGTGAAGGGATGTTTAGAGTTAAGAAGGTATTCAGTAGAGGACAAAAGAAAATCGCTCAGGCTATTAAAGAGGGTAGAGATCCACGAAGCCAATTAGTTGGCAAACTTGCTGATCCAGATTCTTATGGAACAGAGAGAGTGGTACTTAATAATGTTTGGTTTAATGAAGTAATACTTATGCAGTTTGAAGTTGGACAGGTTTTAAATAGAGAATTCCCATTTGGATTTACGGATTGGGATTTTCCTGATTTGATAGAAGTACAATAG